A part of Paenibacillus sp. IHBB 10380 genomic DNA contains:
- a CDS encoding SdpA family antimicrobial peptide system protein, protein MKQRSRGLFVTLCVTSLVVLVLFFYSWLNFLSESVVSASSEKNVLLKIMPQGWSFFSKSPRDDEFVVLDPETLELAVQWPNASAANFFGLSRYGRAQGIEAGTLSFQVPHDQWQVCSGDLKGCMQQGERTVIEVVNSTPNPSLCASYLLVQRKPVPWAWASITTPEEQPSQYVEVIVNCSRD, encoded by the coding sequence ATGAAGCAGAGAAGTAGGGGTTTATTTGTAACGTTATGTGTCACCTCGTTAGTCGTTCTTGTATTATTCTTCTATAGCTGGCTAAATTTCTTGTCCGAAAGTGTGGTCAGCGCAAGTAGCGAGAAGAACGTTCTGCTTAAGATTATGCCGCAAGGCTGGTCGTTCTTTAGTAAGTCGCCACGTGATGATGAATTTGTTGTCCTTGATCCTGAAACACTGGAACTTGCTGTGCAATGGCCGAATGCATCAGCAGCGAACTTCTTTGGATTAAGCCGTTATGGCAGAGCACAAGGAATTGAGGCTGGAACACTCAGTTTCCAAGTGCCTCATGATCAGTGGCAAGTGTGTTCTGGGGATCTGAAAGGTTGTATGCAACAAGGTGAACGCACGGTAATTGAAGTAGTGAATAGCACACCTAACCCTAGTTTGTGTGCTAGTTATCTTCTTGTACAACGTAAACCTGTACCATGGGCATGGGCAAGCATTACCACACCTGAGGAACAACCATCGCAGTATGTGGAGGTGATTGTAAATTGCTCACGAGATTAA
- a CDS encoding sporulation-delaying protein SdpB family protein produces the protein MLTRLNEKLLNYVSKHSPWTNVYGFARSLIALVTLTLFLFNDTWTIFRPIAGVAEFPNCSIYPISAFCILPSDYLPLTKWIVIVLLAVIVSGWRPRYTGIIHWWIASSLLNTGSTLDGGEQVATVITLLLIPITLLDNRKWHWQAPQFSNLRWGQHSSVIAFVFLFAIKVQMSVIYFNAGIARLKNPEWIDGSAVYYYFTSTMLGFNDTALSLFKPLLISPFVFVITWGTTVAELLLAAALLAPIKHYRWYFWIGFLLHALIAVFLGLWTFSMIMIASLILSFRDYDDVFHFEWLKKLGQKSRREHKPQEAMILEVVQATGIQTTSDVQ, from the coding sequence TTGCTCACGAGATTAAACGAGAAGCTCCTGAACTATGTGAGCAAGCACAGTCCATGGACAAACGTGTATGGATTCGCGCGAAGTCTGATTGCATTGGTTACGCTCACATTGTTCTTGTTCAATGACACATGGACAATATTTAGACCGATTGCTGGAGTTGCAGAGTTTCCGAATTGTTCGATATATCCGATCAGTGCCTTCTGTATACTACCGAGCGATTACTTGCCACTCACCAAGTGGATAGTCATTGTCTTGTTAGCTGTTATTGTTAGTGGATGGCGTCCAAGGTATACAGGAATTATTCACTGGTGGATTGCGTCCTCCTTACTAAATACTGGTTCAACATTGGATGGTGGAGAGCAGGTAGCAACAGTGATCACCTTACTACTCATCCCTATTACTCTGCTGGATAATCGAAAGTGGCACTGGCAAGCCCCTCAGTTTTCAAACTTACGGTGGGGACAGCATTCAAGTGTGATAGCATTTGTATTCTTATTCGCAATAAAGGTACAGATGTCAGTTATTTACTTTAATGCTGGTATTGCGAGGCTGAAAAATCCAGAATGGATAGACGGCTCAGCCGTGTATTATTACTTCACTAGTACCATGCTGGGTTTTAATGACACAGCGCTGTCGCTGTTTAAGCCCCTTCTTATATCACCATTTGTGTTTGTGATCACATGGGGAACGACGGTGGCAGAGTTGCTTCTGGCAGCAGCATTGTTGGCACCGATCAAACACTACAGGTGGTATTTTTGGATTGGTTTTCTGCTTCATGCATTAATTGCTGTATTCCTAGGACTGTGGACGTTCTCTATGATTATGATTGCTAGTCTAATCCTTTCTTTCAGAGACTATGACGATGTATTCCATTTCGAATGGCTGAAGAAGTTAGGGCAGAAAAGTAGGCGAGAACACAAACCACAGGAAGCTATGATTCTAGAAGTTGTACAAGCGACAGGTATCCAAACGACATCGGACGTCCAGTAG
- a CDS encoding thiol-disulfide oxidoreductase DCC family protein — translation MQVLIYDGECSMCSSLIHKMVTSCRNDALRITDFHSTWTQEHVELDESVDSMYYLKHGRTYLYSDAVIRAIADTRRAFIPILLLLVIPPFIRNPVYRIVAKHRKKIGITKTCPLPTQNFKQMYLP, via the coding sequence ATGCAAGTTCTCATCTATGATGGGGAATGCTCTATGTGCAGTTCACTGATCCATAAAATGGTTACGAGTTGCCGGAACGATGCCTTGCGCATCACAGACTTCCATAGCACATGGACACAGGAACATGTGGAGTTGGATGAAAGTGTGGACAGCATGTACTATCTTAAGCATGGACGCACTTATTTATATTCTGACGCAGTAATCCGTGCCATTGCAGATACGAGGCGAGCATTTATCCCAATTTTGCTACTGCTAGTTATCCCACCCTTCATCCGAAATCCTGTCTATCGTATCGTGGCTAAGCATCGAAAAAAAATTGGGATAACGAAAACCTGTCCTTTACCTACACAGAATTTCAAACAGATGTACTTGCCATAA
- a CDS encoding DUF1648 domain-containing protein has product MTIMPVIMMIFVFVPTIVLMVSMPFLTRETISFGVTVSAVQFHSEPLRQMRKSCARISAILHTMLFIVCIICLIYGDEHSKQQSWIIVTYSLAIVVISLVINISYHFKMKSLLPMLPIAQEPSIMAEDTGFWKRNSGLSNNWFLIHVLIIVVSIVTVLLNYDQIPDQIPIHFNSSWNVDRYAAKSYSLVLIPTIIQVFITLLFIFEKWSIRRVKQQVQPTDPNRSIRQDVTFRRTWSCFMITASFLLVILFSVVQLNMISLLNINFAIPIILIIIAFIMLYGFALSFWAGQGGSRLERSADYSNVRPVHDDDKWLLGMIYFNRKDPNLIVEKRFGVGWGLNFGHPVSWLILLGIIVLLVVVTRLRG; this is encoded by the coding sequence ATGACGATAATGCCTGTTATAATGATGATCTTTGTATTTGTACCTACAATTGTACTCATGGTAAGCATGCCTTTTTTAACAAGAGAGACGATTAGTTTTGGAGTCACTGTCAGCGCTGTACAATTCCACAGTGAGCCTCTGCGCCAGATGCGGAAGTCATGTGCTAGGATTAGTGCCATCTTGCATACCATGCTATTCATTGTTTGTATCATCTGCCTAATATACGGTGATGAACATTCCAAGCAACAAAGTTGGATCATTGTCACTTATTCTCTCGCCATAGTCGTAATCTCCCTAGTCATAAACATTAGCTATCATTTCAAAATGAAAAGTTTACTACCTATGCTGCCGATTGCTCAGGAACCATCAATAATGGCAGAGGACACTGGTTTTTGGAAAAGAAACAGTGGCTTGTCTAATAATTGGTTCCTCATTCATGTTTTAATTATTGTTGTTAGTATTGTAACTGTGCTACTCAACTACGATCAGATTCCTGATCAGATTCCGATCCATTTCAACAGTAGTTGGAACGTAGACCGCTATGCAGCTAAATCTTATAGTCTTGTGCTTATTCCTACGATAATACAAGTGTTCATAACACTTTTGTTCATATTTGAGAAATGGAGTATTCGCAGAGTGAAGCAGCAGGTTCAACCCACTGATCCGAACCGTTCCATTAGACAAGACGTAACTTTCCGCCGTACTTGGTCATGTTTTATGATTACAGCAAGCTTCTTATTAGTTATCCTGTTTTCCGTCGTGCAACTAAACATGATATCTCTGCTTAACATCAATTTCGCTATCCCCATTATCCTAATCATAATAGCCTTTATCATGCTATACGGCTTCGCCTTATCGTTCTGGGCTGGTCAGGGCGGAAGCCGCTTGGAGCGATCTGCCGATTACTCCAATGTCAGACCTGTTCATGATGATGATAAATGGCTGTTAGGTATGATTTATTTCAATCGTAAGGATCCAAACCTAATCGTCGAGAAAAGGTTCGGAGTCGGCTGGGGATTAAATTTCGGTCACCCAGTAAGCTGGCTGATTTTGCTCGGAATTATTGTACTGTTAGTTGTGGTAACAAGGCTTAGAGGTTAG
- a CDS encoding RNA polymerase sigma factor, whose amino-acid sequence MAEKNREIDIKESVDQLLIKMFNEQLLETELSELYQMLRVIYYPFIVWKLQCVYDAEDAFQDWIYALYQARSLRMPDNPAAYAVKMLKNIISQYVKKKNKQANLDSALKEIAVTIGTESGTYIGYDTMNITVSLSADIFHDELQELLYKLSIIERQYLILNVIWSYTSREIADAFNDTVAAVTKRIQRAKKKMKGYIQNLNVDGV is encoded by the coding sequence ATGGCTGAAAAGAACAGAGAGATAGACATAAAAGAGTCAGTAGATCAGTTACTTATAAAGATGTTCAATGAGCAGCTATTAGAGACAGAGTTGTCGGAACTTTATCAAATGTTAAGAGTAATTTATTACCCTTTTATTGTGTGGAAGCTACAATGTGTTTATGATGCTGAAGATGCTTTTCAAGATTGGATTTATGCACTGTATCAAGCAAGATCTCTGAGAATGCCAGACAATCCAGCAGCTTATGCAGTGAAAATGCTGAAGAACATCATCAGTCAATATGTAAAAAAGAAAAACAAACAAGCAAATCTAGATTCCGCATTAAAGGAGATTGCAGTAACGATAGGTACCGAGAGTGGTACTTATATAGGGTATGACACTATGAATATCACTGTCAGTCTATCCGCTGATATATTCCACGATGAATTGCAGGAATTGCTATATAAGTTATCTATAATTGAGCGACAGTATTTAATATTGAATGTGATTTGGAGTTATACGAGCAGGGAGATTGCTGATGCTTTTAATGATACTGTTGCTGCTGTTACAAAAAGAATTCAACGAGCTAAGAAGAAAATGAAAGGCTATATACAGAATCTTAATGTGGATGGCGTCTAA
- a CDS encoding ABC transporter permease: MLNLMKLELKKNKLGWYYKGAAIATVVIIFLMWLIEYTDDESGFADYAEAISSAGLFVRATFAIFAGVLIAKMIINEYNSKTISLLFTYPISRKKLMFSKLLIVSGLTFITIMISNVIVVLGYLAMNSFFHFKPGMVPTDLLIEQGISIIVQAVAATGFSLICLYFGMRKKSVPITIVSSILVVALNTQNLNGFNISSIIAVPISFGLIGILIAYLSIRNIESKDIV, from the coding sequence ATGCTTAATCTAATGAAACTTGAGCTCAAAAAGAATAAATTGGGATGGTATTATAAAGGGGCGGCGATTGCCACTGTGGTGATCATATTCCTCATGTGGCTTATAGAGTATACAGATGATGAGTCTGGATTTGCAGACTATGCAGAAGCGATCAGCTCAGCAGGGTTATTTGTCAGAGCCACCTTTGCTATATTTGCAGGGGTTCTCATTGCTAAGATGATCATTAATGAATATAACAGCAAGACCATATCACTTTTATTCACATATCCGATCAGCCGTAAGAAATTAATGTTCTCCAAATTGTTGATTGTTAGTGGGCTTACTTTTATAACCATTATGATTTCAAATGTGATCGTAGTACTTGGATATTTAGCAATGAACTCGTTCTTTCATTTCAAACCAGGGATGGTTCCTACAGATCTTCTAATCGAGCAGGGGATCAGTATCATTGTTCAAGCTGTTGCCGCGACTGGATTTAGCCTCATTTGTTTATACTTCGGTATGCGTAAGAAATCAGTACCCATAACCATCGTATCTTCTATATTAGTCGTTGCATTAAACACACAGAATTTGAATGGATTCAATATCAGTTCGATTATAGCGGTTCCCATTTCATTTGGGCTGATTGGGATTCTAATAGCCTATCTGTCTATTAGAAATATTGAAAGTAAGGATATTGTGTAA
- a CDS encoding ABC transporter ATP-binding protein, producing MSVIVRTNHLTKVFQEKEVVSDVSMSIEQGQIYGFLGPNGAGKTTIMKMLLNLVKPTHGEIEMFGEKINHSSKDYLKRIGSIIEYPIFYDKLTAMDNLELHCEYMGFYNKKAIKEALEIVNLVGVEGKAVKNFSLGMKQRLGIARAITTKPDLLILDEPINGLDPVGMKEMRDIFSMLSKEYRMTLLISSHLLGEIELIADTVGIIKEGRFIQEISIDNLRGKNTAYIELETPDLKKAASILENRLQINNFKVMSDFVIRIYESSLSQSDISKALILGDVAIESINKKSVSLEEYFIDQIDGVEKYA from the coding sequence ATGAGCGTTATCGTAAGAACGAACCATTTAACGAAAGTTTTTCAAGAAAAAGAAGTTGTATCTGATGTGAGTATGAGCATTGAGCAAGGGCAAATATACGGATTTCTTGGACCCAATGGGGCAGGTAAAACAACCATTATGAAGATGCTGCTTAATTTAGTAAAGCCAACTCATGGTGAAATAGAAATGTTTGGTGAGAAGATAAATCATTCATCTAAAGATTATCTTAAGCGAATAGGCAGTATTATTGAGTATCCTATATTTTATGATAAATTAACGGCGATGGACAATTTAGAACTTCATTGTGAGTATATGGGATTTTACAATAAGAAGGCGATTAAGGAAGCACTGGAAATCGTAAATCTCGTAGGTGTTGAAGGTAAAGCAGTTAAAAATTTCTCTTTAGGGATGAAGCAACGTCTTGGGATTGCAAGAGCCATTACAACGAAACCGGATTTGTTGATTCTTGATGAGCCCATCAATGGCCTAGACCCTGTCGGAATGAAAGAAATGAGAGATATATTTAGTATGTTGAGTAAAGAATATAGGATGACTTTGCTCATATCTAGTCACCTATTGGGGGAGATCGAACTCATAGCCGACACCGTTGGAATTATTAAGGAAGGGCGATTTATTCAGGAGATATCAATAGACAACCTTAGAGGAAAGAATACGGCGTATATTGAGCTTGAGACACCTGATCTGAAGAAGGCTGCTTCCATCTTGGAGAATAGACTTCAAATTAACAACTTCAAAGTGATGAGTGATTTTGTTATCCGTATTTATGAGTCCTCCCTATCCCAATCGGATATATCCAAAGCATTAATATTAGGGGATGTAGCTATCGAATCCATCAACAAGAAGAGCGTATCCTTAGAAGAATATTTCATAGATCAAATAGATGGAGTTGAGAAATATGCTTAA
- a CDS encoding sensor histidine kinase translates to MTILWIGIIILLIIIIVFQYMSAKRRTADLKYSYTTINHILEQKSSEKLLRITYDPAMQLLLTAINSLLDSNQELTAHFTRTELVMRRMLANVSHDLKTPLTVVLGTIETILHDPNLDDGERERLLILVHQKSEEIVKLINKFFDLAKLESGDKDFALTRVNMNTVCKNSILSFYDLIHSRNLEAAIVIPEALIYAYANEEALERILNNLMDNAIRYGADGKVIGITLRSDETYVYIDVWDQGKGINEQHHDLIFERMYTLEDSRNKSFQGSGLGLTITKRLVEQLGGEIHLHSKPYKKTVFTVQLPRATY, encoded by the coding sequence GTGACTATTCTTTGGATTGGTATTATTATTCTTTTGATTATAATCATTGTCTTTCAGTACATGTCGGCGAAGAGAAGAACGGCTGATTTGAAATATAGCTACACTACGATCAACCATATCTTGGAGCAGAAATCTTCTGAGAAGCTGCTAAGAATTACATATGATCCAGCCATGCAATTATTACTTACAGCTATTAATTCATTACTTGATTCAAATCAGGAATTAACAGCTCATTTCACAAGAACTGAGTTAGTGATGAGAAGAATGTTAGCTAATGTATCTCATGATCTAAAAACACCCTTGACTGTCGTTCTTGGAACGATTGAGACGATTCTACATGATCCTAATCTTGACGATGGAGAGCGGGAACGTTTATTAATACTTGTTCATCAAAAATCGGAAGAGATTGTAAAGTTAATCAACAAATTTTTTGACTTGGCCAAATTAGAATCTGGTGATAAGGACTTTGCTTTAACACGTGTAAATATGAATACGGTTTGTAAGAATAGTATTCTGTCATTCTATGATCTAATCCATTCAAGGAATCTAGAAGCGGCTATTGTAATACCAGAAGCGCTGATATATGCGTATGCTAATGAAGAAGCTTTAGAGCGAATATTGAATAATTTAATGGACAATGCGATCCGATATGGAGCAGATGGTAAGGTCATTGGTATCACGTTAAGAAGTGACGAAACTTATGTATATATTGATGTGTGGGATCAGGGGAAGGGAATTAACGAGCAACATCATGATCTTATCTTTGAAAGAATGTATACACTCGAAGATTCTAGGAATAAATCTTTTCAGGGAAGCGGACTCGGTCTCACGATAACGAAAAGATTGGTTGAACAATTAGGTGGGGAAATCCATCTTCATAGCAAACCATATAAGAAAACGGTCTTTACAGTGCAACTTCCAAGAGCTACATATTAG
- a CDS encoding response regulator transcription factor, which yields MSATILLVEDEPAIGEMVVNYLEKEGFSVVHAKDGEEALRIFAQEPFDLILLDLMIPKLSGMDFLRLIREKSLIPILIVSAKDGEVDKALGLGFGADDYIAKPFSMIELSARVKAALRRVSYYANVPADHRANIVTIHEIELDLDNLTISKNGKEVKLTSKELQILKLFLTNPKKVFTKEHIYQTIWDEPYHGDENIINVHMSRLREKIEDTPSEPKYIKTLWGIGYRLGEF from the coding sequence ATGTCAGCAACAATATTACTCGTAGAAGATGAACCTGCCATCGGTGAGATGGTAGTGAATTACTTGGAGAAAGAAGGATTCTCTGTCGTCCACGCGAAGGATGGAGAAGAAGCGTTACGAATATTTGCTCAAGAACCATTCGATTTGATTCTTCTAGACCTGATGATTCCGAAGCTAAGTGGTATGGATTTCTTAAGACTAATCAGAGAGAAGAGTTTGATTCCGATTCTGATCGTATCTGCTAAGGATGGTGAAGTGGACAAAGCGCTAGGTCTTGGTTTTGGGGCAGACGACTACATTGCCAAGCCATTCTCTATGATTGAACTTTCTGCTAGAGTGAAAGCGGCTCTCAGGAGAGTAAGTTATTATGCCAATGTCCCTGCAGATCATAGAGCGAACATAGTTACGATTCACGAGATAGAGTTGGATCTCGACAACTTAACCATTAGCAAGAACGGGAAAGAAGTAAAGTTAACTTCGAAGGAGTTACAAATACTTAAGCTATTCTTGACTAACCCCAAGAAGGTATTTACCAAAGAGCATATTTACCAAACGATATGGGATGAACCCTATCACGGAGATGAGAATATCATCAATGTCCATATGAGTAGATTGAGAGAGAAGATTGAAGATACTCCCTCTGAGCCCAAATATATTAAAACCCTGTGGGGAATCGGTTATCGATTAGGAGAGTTCTGA
- a CDS encoding glycosyl hydrolase: protein MKKTFIITVASIMTLVAITIWFFVNQEQPIYTFEAENGILQGVTTSQEVTGFSGSGYVTGFDQSENSLSMTITAPKEDMYQLWTGYNGPHGNKNSRLMLNDQPFGEVKFPPTLTFSEINYGRVKLNKGANQLKFTMGWGWYDIDYVKIQSAPSREDHQIENTLVSPNASEEALSLHRFLVDQYGESILSGQQTLLHALEIQEKYGKLPAMVGFDLIEYSPTRVQRGSDSKEVENIFQWHDLGGITTLAWHWNAPTDLIDTDEQPWYRGFYTEGTTFDIEKALANPDSEQYQLLLSDIDAIAKQLKRLQDAHIPVLWRPLHEAEGEWFWWGAKGPEPAKKLYRLLYDRLTNVHHINNLIWIWNSESPEWYPGDDVVDIVSVDSYPPAGDYSPIDNRYDNLVELVQDRKLVALTENGPIPDPDLLQDYQTHWSWFCTWGEHFIQDGLQNSQEHIQQIYDHPYVLTLDELPDWKTSRFP from the coding sequence ATGAAGAAAACGTTCATCATTACAGTAGCTTCAATTATGACTTTAGTAGCCATTACAATATGGTTCTTCGTTAACCAAGAGCAGCCTATCTACACTTTCGAAGCAGAAAACGGTATCCTGCAAGGAGTTACTACAAGTCAAGAGGTCACTGGATTCTCTGGAAGCGGATACGTGACAGGGTTTGATCAATCTGAGAATTCTTTATCTATGACTATCACAGCACCCAAAGAAGATATGTATCAATTATGGACTGGATATAACGGACCGCATGGGAATAAAAACAGCAGATTGATGCTAAACGATCAGCCGTTTGGTGAAGTGAAATTCCCTCCTACCTTAACCTTCTCCGAGATTAACTACGGTAGAGTGAAATTAAATAAAGGAGCTAACCAGCTCAAATTCACAATGGGCTGGGGATGGTACGATATTGATTATGTCAAAATCCAAAGCGCTCCCTCCAGAGAGGATCATCAAATAGAGAATACGTTAGTTAGCCCTAACGCCTCAGAGGAAGCACTTAGTTTACATCGGTTTTTAGTGGATCAATATGGTGAATCCATTTTATCGGGACAACAAACACTCCTCCATGCGTTAGAGATCCAAGAAAAGTACGGTAAACTTCCTGCTATGGTTGGATTCGATCTGATTGAATACTCACCCACTCGCGTTCAGCGCGGATCGGATTCGAAGGAAGTCGAGAATATATTTCAGTGGCACGATCTTGGGGGGATAACGACTCTTGCTTGGCACTGGAATGCTCCTACAGATCTGATCGACACCGATGAACAGCCTTGGTATAGAGGCTTCTATACTGAAGGAACCACATTCGATATTGAGAAGGCACTAGCTAACCCAGATTCAGAACAATATCAGCTTCTTCTTAGTGACATAGATGCCATTGCGAAGCAACTTAAGCGTCTACAGGATGCCCATATTCCAGTTCTTTGGAGACCCCTACATGAGGCAGAGGGTGAATGGTTCTGGTGGGGGGCGAAAGGTCCAGAACCGGCCAAGAAACTGTATCGTCTACTATATGACCGTTTGACCAACGTCCATCACATCAATAACTTAATCTGGATCTGGAATTCAGAATCACCTGAATGGTATCCAGGAGATGATGTAGTGGATATTGTGAGTGTTGATTCCTATCCACCCGCTGGTGATTACAGTCCCATCGATAATCGCTACGATAATCTCGTAGAGCTTGTCCAGGATCGTAAGCTTGTAGCCTTAACGGAGAATGGCCCCATCCCCGATCCAGATCTCCTTCAGGACTATCAGACTCATTGGAGCTGGTTCTGTACATGGGGTGAACACTTCATTCAAGATGGCTTACAGAACAGCCAAGAGCATATCCAGCAAATCTATGATCATCCCTATGTTCTCACTTTGGATGAACTCCCAGAT